A genome region from Methanofastidiosum sp. includes the following:
- a CDS encoding AEC family transporter, whose translation MSVILRTSVPILLLIALGYLSRKYGILKHGDERVLSSYIYYFALPSLFFINIYEVEFSREIIRYVVAGITPTFVALAVFIAIFILGIVKDKKTLYLLIVTTVFGSLAFFGIPFIVFAFGTGESERLAALFASTISFVSVITATSVLELYKLGDEKISRVKTLVKRFSKNPLILSTLFGVSINIIGFEVPIFISTTLHRLGSTTSTVAIFMLGLFFFGRSYGNLKTAFGLSLLRIVFLPLVAIIFLKFVFVVPAFESTIIVLMHGMPIAVSSIVLSERYDFFKETIASLNIISALLSVFYLNIWLIILETIF comes from the coding sequence TTGAGCGTTATACTTAGAACTTCAGTTCCAATATTGCTTCTAATAGCTCTTGGATATCTATCAAGGAAGTATGGCATTCTTAAACACGGTGACGAAAGAGTCTTAAGTTCTTACATATATTACTTTGCACTTCCCTCACTCTTTTTCATTAATATATACGAAGTTGAGTTTTCAAGAGAGATTATAAGATATGTTGTTGCAGGAATAACTCCAACTTTTGTTGCCCTAGCCGTTTTCATTGCTATTTTCATATTGGGAATTGTTAAAGATAAAAAAACACTTTATCTATTAATTGTTACAACTGTTTTTGGAAGTCTCGCCTTTTTCGGCATACCCTTCATTGTATTTGCTTTTGGTACAGGGGAGTCAGAAAGATTAGCAGCACTATTTGCATCTACAATTAGTTTTGTAAGTGTTATTACTGCAACTTCAGTATTAGAACTATACAAACTCGGCGATGAAAAAATCTCTAGAGTAAAAACGCTTGTAAAGAGATTCTCAAAAAATCCTTTGATCCTTTCTACTTTATTTGGTGTTTCTATTAATATCATAGGATTCGAAGTTCCCATTTTTATTTCTACTACATTGCATAGATTGGGAAGTACTACTTCGACTGTAGCTATTTTCATGCTCGGATTATTTTTTTTTGGGAGAAGTTATGGAAATTTAAAGACCGCATTTGGATTAAGTCTTTTGAGAATAGTATTCTTGCCCTTAGTGGCAATTATATTCTTGAAATTTGTATTTGTAGTCCCTGCATTTGAGAGCACTATTATAGTGCTTATGCATGGCATGCCTATAGCTGTTTCATCTATAGTATTAAGTGAAAGATACGACTTCTTCAAAGAAACAATAGCATCTCTCAATATTATATCTGCACTGCTTTCAGTATTTTACCTTAACATATGGTTAATTATCCTAGAAACTATTTTCTGA